The following are encoded together in the Salinibacterium sp. UTAS2018 genome:
- a CDS encoding single-stranded DNA-binding protein: MAGETVITVVGNLTADPELRYTQGGLAVANFTIASTPRTFDRASNEWKDGEALFLRASCWREFAEHVASSLTKGTRVVAQGRLRQRSYDTKEGEKRTSMELEIDEIGPSLRYATTQITRAPRDSSAPRGVQQNGGQQNGGGQPKEEPWAASAPAASSGDVWNTPGNYSDETPF; the protein is encoded by the coding sequence GTGGCCGGCGAAACAGTCATTACGGTCGTGGGAAACCTCACGGCAGATCCCGAACTGCGTTACACGCAGGGCGGACTTGCCGTAGCTAACTTCACCATTGCCTCTACGCCGCGCACCTTCGATCGAGCATCCAACGAGTGGAAAGACGGAGAAGCTCTCTTCCTCCGTGCTTCCTGCTGGCGTGAATTCGCCGAGCACGTTGCCAGCTCACTGACTAAGGGAACCCGCGTTGTTGCGCAGGGTCGTCTTCGTCAGCGTTCCTACGACACCAAAGAGGGCGAAAAGCGCACGAGCATGGAACTGGAGATCGACGAGATCGGTCCCAGCCTCCGTTATGCAACGACGCAGATCACCCGTGCACCCCGTGACAGCTCGGCTCCTCGTGGAGTTCAGCAGAACGGCGGCCAGCAGAACGGTGGCGGCCAGCCAAAGGAAGAACCGTGGGCAGCTAGCGCTCCTGCAGCTTCATCCGGCGACGTGTGGAATACCCCTGGCAACTACTCCGACGAGACGCCTTTCTAG